CAGTTCCCAGCAGCACGCGCACCATCTGCCTTGTTTTTGcaagaaatcaaatatttttgtgtcgccaggcaaacaaaatggcgtTGCCAGCGAGAAAGAACGAGGAGCAGGAGTGCAAACACAAAACGACAGCGGCGGCAAAAACTGCGCCATGTTTACAAAGTTTTGCAgtgaaaaagttgaaaaataaagTCAAGTAAATTCACGAAAAATCCCTTCTCGACTAAACGATGCTCTGCTGGTCtcaacaaaaaaggaaatgatGAAAAGCAAGGGGGGAAGCCCCAAACATTCAGCTATCTCCGTTCGACATTTATCactgaaatcaaataaatttaggGTTGGCTTAGCCTTGGACGAAAGTTTAAGACCCTAGTGATTTGGCATGATAATCAAATGAATGCAAAAAAGTATGTCAGAAGTACCTGCTCATGCCTCTCGTCCTTTCGACTCCTTTGACAATTTCCGCATACCCTGCAAACATTGTTTGCCGGCGGAGCACGAAAAAGAAGCAAATGAATCCCACTCCCACCATCATCATTTAGTTTAAAGCCCGGCGATGTCGCTGATTGCGCGACTTGGTAATGGCGGTGATTACAAAAATCCCCATCCACTCAGCTtcgaaaaaacacacacacacaccgtgtgtgtttttgcgaGACCACGTATGACGTGCTCGGGAATTATGCATATtccgcagaaaaaaaaatggaagaaaaACTCAGCCCACCAGGCAACCGGAGGAGCTGCTCCTTCAGCGGCTGCTGtgcctgctcctgctgcctcCACCGGGCGACAGTTGCTGCATTATTTCCTTCCACGTTCCCGAAAAGTGTTTTGGCGGGGGGCACTGGAGACAGGACGAAACCAGCCAGGATATGCATATTACATTGTGCTCCGCTTCCTGTTGtctgcacagaaaaaaagacTCTGATTTCTAGGCACTCAAAAGCTGTTGTTTTTAAGCCTAattctaaaaaaatatatttaagtgtAGTAATTGACTTCAAGCAATAGTGAGTTCTTAAAGATTAACCCTAAGATACTTGAAGTTGTTTCTTATTTGGtcactaaaaatatatatttaaatgtagtaactttaactttaattgACTTCAAGCAATAGTGAGTTCCTAAAGATTAACATTAATATACTTGAAGTTGTTTCTTTCTTGGTCGCATTTCCGCTCAGTGTAACTGCTCTTTGTGGTGCCACTTCTTTGGCCGCTGTATGTGTCGTTGTTTACTGCATTATTAAAAAAGCAACGTACGCGCAAATCTGTTAAGCATTTACATTCCCCCAAAAAGCTCCGTTCCATATTCCCATCTACATCTAACTCACCAgctggcttttttttttgcatccATTTCCCAATTCCGTCACAGGTCTTCCATACATTCGACTAATACCGAAGGTAACTGCCGTCTCCGGCGAGACATTGAATCTGAAGTGCCCGGTGGCCGGCTATCCCATCGAGGAGATCCACTGGGAGCGTGGTGGACGGGAGCTGCCGGATGACATACGTCAACGTGTCCAGCCGGACGGCTCGCTGACCATCAGTCCCGTGCAGAAGAACTCCGATTCCGGCGTCTATACGTGCTGGGCGAGGAACAAGCAGGGTCACAGTGCCCGGCGGAGTGGCGAGGTGACGGTCATAGGTTAGTATGTGCaaagaaaagccgaaaaaaaccgaaaaaccccAAAAGAAAACCCTGGGAAAGCCCAGGGAGAAAAAAGCATGAAAACACAGTGAAATAGATAAACAAGAGGAGGTCGAGGTTGGTTTCTTTCACAGCTCTTTTTCCCCGAACGATGACATCAAGCAGCGGGCTACGAAACGAagtgaaaattgcattttaattattaacagCAAACTAAGTAGTTTCCTATGGCGCTTCAAGTTGCTCCTTTTTGCCAacctttttgcatttgtttttccactcttttaactttttttttttggattctgcttaattttgttttgtttcggctTTCAGCCGGGTACATGTACTTTTTGCTTCTGCTCTAATTAAATATGCGCAATAATCTAAGCTTAAAAGTTggtaaattgaaaacaaaacagaaaaaaagtaTGAAAAAAAGGAAGCCGAAGGAGAGCAAGAACGGACGACACCCCAGTTTTTTCATTAGTGCTAATGTTAATGAATCTGCGCCCTAATGAGGCGCCGTGCTgattaaattttcataaatcGGAACCTTTTTGCACCGGTCACTCTGCGCTCctttcgcttcgcttttggcTCATCAATCCTTGGCTGATCCCTTGCAGTGCCGCCGAAGCTCAGTCCCTTCCAAACGAACATCCTGCAGCTGAACATGGGCGATCGGGCCTCGCTCACCTGCTCGGTGGTGAAGGGCGATCTCCCGCTGACCATCAACTGGCGCAAGGATGGCCGCCCCATCGATCCCACCCAGCACATGTCCGTGAAGCAGGTGGACCAGTACAACAGCATCCTGGTGATCGAGAATCTGGGCAGCGACCACACTGGCAACTACTCCTGTGTGGTGCGCAATTCCGCCGCCGAGGTGGAGAACTCGCAGGCCCTGCTGGTCAATGGTAAAAGCAATGAGAAACTCGAGTCCTACGAGTCCAGTAATCGAGTTATCCAGTATTTGTAATCCCGTTTAGTTGCAAGTAGTTGAGTTTCCTCTTTGTATGCACTTTGATTCATGTACCATGTAACACAGAACCATTGaattgcatatacatacatcttatcttatatatatatatatatatacatatacgatCCTTGCTATCCTTTGTAAATGATGTTTCCACTTTCGGAATGTTTGTACAAGATTAAGTAGCGTTTTTCGATTCGAATGTGTTAACAAAACTGCGAAGGTTTACAGAGCGTACAAATTGACAACAATCAGCAATCACCAATCACCATCAATCGTAAAACAACGTGGGAATCTCGCGTCCTCCAGGTGTCTCAGGCGCAGGTGTCCTCTTGACCAGCTGTGCCAATCCTAACCCGTTTCGCCTGATCTTTCCTCTTGCAGTGCCGCCGAGCATAGAACCGTTCGCCTTCCAGGAGGGTTTGGCCGAGGGCATGCGGACGAGGACCGTCTGCGGGGTGTCCAGGGGCGATCCGCCGCTGAAGCTCATCTGGCTGAAGGACGGTGATCCGCTGCCCGACCTTTTGGGGGCCAATGTCACCATGCTAGACCAGTACAGCTCCCTGCTGAGCATTCCGTCGCTGTCGGCCACGCATTCCGGCGAGTACACGTGCGTGGCCAAGAATCCGGCGGCCGAGATCAAGTATACGGCCCTCTTGCAGGTCAAAGGTAGCGTACTAGCGTACCCATCACCACAGATAAACACCACACACGAGAGGAGAGAAGCCATTAGctatcgaaattgaaattgaattcaaGTTTTTCAAACTGCAGTAACTTCTTCCAAATCAATTGTTTAACTAACCAACTAATAACTGTGTATCAAAATATATTGCCTACCTATAGGCGCATGTCCTTAGAAACTCAGGAAACCCACATTtcctaattaaaaaatttccaaaaattaataattaaaacattaaatattattcgATACAACAAACAGCTATGGCGACATTATTTCCCTCTAAACACAATCAACAAAATCACACTACATACAAACTAAGCGAACAACTTCACTTGCCCCTCAATAACCTTTTGCTTTCCCGCTGATGTATTCAAGAACAGCTTCTTAATGGTATTTTCAGTTGTTGatgatatatttttggttgATTTTTAACAACAAAGAACAATGGGCTGACCAAGATTTTTTGGAGTTCTATTGAACTGAAGCCCCGGTGCAACTGAACGTTGCACAGCCCGAAGGCGCTTTGATTTTTTGACTCTCACTATGAAAACAATAATTCCCataattccaaataaaaacgtACAGCTTAAAAAACCCCCGAAAACCCCCTACTAATCTACAATTAAGAGTTCCCCGTCACCTTTAAGTCGCTTTGGCACGCTGTGGGTTTTTTTGACAACCGTCTCACCAGGTAAAACGTTTTAACTGCACTGCTTTTTATGCGCTTCGTAACCAAAAATCTAAACAAATTACCCATAAAGCTTATGAATATCtcttttaatttgctgcaTATTATTTGAAACGCTTCTTACACGACAAGTCGGGCTTTAGCTGCATAAATTAAGTGTGCGCTCTCCCAGCGAAAAATTGGCGGTCGTTCAAATTTGCCGAGCTCGGAGGGCGCGCACGGCTTTGTGATTAGctgtaatttataatttatacaaatactCCTTGCATAAACATGGATAACAAGCTGCTTTAAGATTCGTTTGCCTTACTCGCAATGCCCCACATTTTTTGGTTGCCGGCCAGTGCGATGCTGCTCCGGTCTGCAGGATACGTGCAGAATATCCTTTGTTACCCCCTTGGCTCCTCTCTTCATTTTTGACTTGCAGCTTTCGAAAACTCCACTTCATACTCCACTATGCTCAATGTGCTGTGCTTAATTAACGAACGAATAAACAAGGCGAACGCTGAAAATGAATGAGTtcgcacaaacaaaaaagagagcAGTGAATCCACCCAAAAATCCTTCGGAGATGCTATGAAACTCGCGCTTACGcttcaaatttgattttggcCTCTCTAATCGCTTACTATATTTCCACACCGAAAAAACTTGAGAGGGGATtgttaaaaagtattaaaatattacaatattaattggaaaaataaCAGATATTAACACTTCTCATAGGCTTCAAAATAATGATCATTTCTGGATCGATgaattcttaaaaataataattttttaaatataaataatttttatacgAATTACATCTTCTGCATGTGCTGATTTGCAGCAcctaaaactaaaaaccaatCATCAAACTTCTCTCGAAATATATCGTTGTAATCCCCgacttttttttcggtgtagCCACCCCTTTCGCTTGTGTGAGTGCCTGAGAttgcctgtgtgcgtgcgtgcgtgcgtgtgAGTGACCAAACGCTTAAACCTAATCTTATTGCAGAGCAATGTGAACTAAAccgcaaaaataaagaaaataaatgccGGAGATCCGACCGGGAAAACTAAATGGATAAGAAACTTAAAGCTTCGCAGTATTTGCTAATGTAGTTGAGAAtggttgtatttttttttttttgtttagctaGAGAAGCGGCTGCAACAtgctgcattttttatttcggcaTGCCTTTTTGTACAGATtagaaatgcaattttaagTTTGCTCGGTGCCATCTGCATGCGCGTAGTGCTGTgacaaatgaattttaatttcaatttatttatgatttgctTGCTCTCCATTTCGTTTGGTTTTATTTCCTTTCCTGCCACTCCCCTTCGGTTCTTAAGCTCTCGTTTTAATTCgttttttggattttcctcCTTTCACACACAGATTGCTCCGTTAAGCTTTTTCCACCCAATTTCGCCAGCCAGCTTGGGGGTGTGggcaattatatttatattcgaGCAGAGCTCGGCGCACACAGTTAtccgaaatttaatttatttatgtttatatttctatttgttttgccattgcTCCATTTCCCAGGCTgacgctgctgttgttgtgtgCAAAGATTTTTCCGTATTCGAATTAGACACGCTGCCACCCCAAACTATGCAAAACCCATCCTTGAAAAACCCAAAAgaatgaaataacaaaaaaagcaaaaattatgCCATAATAACCagaaatcattttaattaatactGGAGCCCTGGGCCAGCTGATAATTTCATTTGGAGCTCTATAATTTGCTCCTTGTTCGggcttaatttttaattaacatttttcattttgttacTGCTGCACAAACAAAggctggcaattaaatgcaGCTGCCACGTAAacagtttataatttattgaaaacgTCGCTATGGTgggtgattttttttttattttttgtattgaaatcccattttattgtttcgcttttttcgtgttttgttAGCTGCGTGTCCAACTATAAAACTCACACCACGTTCGCATTTATGTTGCGCATTCTATAATTtctatgcaaatatattttaaatttcgcttCTGGCATGCCTTtgtcatttaatttatgcgccGAATATACCAGAACATATTAAGccttttttgcgattttttcAAACAGCGAGGCACAGAGCGTGGGCGAATCaaagaaaacacacaaaagagAAAGCGATCAATTTGAATAAACgaaaagaaaccaaaagaaacgaaacgaaaataaatcaaaataaagtCCTTGCAcaccaacaaaaaacgaaatgaattcATTTTCCCCACGGACATTCCTAAATGATTTTCCTTAAACATGATGACATCAAAGAATCCACATTATTTTTGTTCCATTTTTGACTGAGTTGCatatgaaataattttttgtactTGATTTTGAAGCAATCcaccccacaaaaaaaaaaaaaaaaacagatatcCTTTTGTATATTAGTTGAAAAGTTCCTACAATATTGCTACCACTATTCAACCAGTTTTTACATTTGTGCTAGGCACAATGAAAATCTTAAGATCGTAAACAGCAAAATTCTTTTATGCCGTTTTTTACTTTGCCAGAAATCTTCACTTTtcctctctgtctctgtctctctctatATCTCTTTCTAAAGAACCATTACTCTTACTGTATGTCTTAGCAGTTTTGATTTCAATCATTCGTTCTGAACTCCCAGCCATTTTCCGAGTTAGCTAACTATTTCTCCccatatcacgcatacgccccgtagTGCCACCTCGCTGGATCGTCGAGCCCGTGGACGCGAATGTGGAGCGCAATCGCCACATCATGCTGCACTGCCAGGCGCAGGGTGTGCCCACACCCAGCATCGTGTGGAAGAAGGCTACAGGTTAGACACTGAAagcatatataaattataaattatatataacttACGTAGTCCGGAGAAACGGATTTTAGGTCTTAAGTCATCATTAGTTATGTTACTCACGTACGAATTAACGAATTACATATGATTTAATGCTAATACAATAACCAACTGTGTTTCTATTGTTATGTAAAAACAAGTATGTTTTCGTGTAGTACTAACCACTTTCCTCTGTGGCCTTCAATGTCTTCCCACAGGCAGCAAGTCGGGAGAGTACGAGGAAGTCCGCGAGCGTCCCTTCACCAAGCTCCTGGGCAATGGctccctgctgctgcagcacgtGAAGGAGGATCGCGAGGGCTTCTATCTGTGCCAGGCCAACAATGGCATCGGCACCGGCATCGGAAAGGTCATCCAGCTGAAAGTGAACTGTGAGTATGATGTATGATGGCTGGTGGCTGCCCCGGCAATTTGGTTAATTGCAATGCTGTGGCCCCCGGAGGAATCACCCGTCGTAATTAAAATGGGCAAAATGCTCGCCGTTTTCAGCCTCGCCGTACTTCTCGTCCACGTCGCGCTCCGTGATGGTGAAGAAGGGCGACACGGCACTGCTCCAATGCGCCGTCAGTGGGGACAAGCCGATTAACATTGTTTGGATGCGCTCGGGCAAGAACACGCTGAATCCGTCAACCAATTACAAGTGAGTGCACCCACCCGATGTTGCGGCAACGGGAACCGAACGAAAGTAATACCGCTGCACTTTGCATTCGCCTTCAGGATCTCGGTGAAGCAGGAGGCCACACCAGACGGCGTGTCCGCCGAGCTGCAAATCCGCACCGTGGACGCCACCGACAGTGGTCCGTACTTCTGTCGTGCCAGCAATCTGTATGGCAACGATCAGCAGCTGGTGCAGCTGCAGGTCCAGGAACCACCACTGCCGCCCAGTGTCCTGGAGGCGGCCATGATCAGCAGTCGATCGGTGAACATCAAGTGGCAGCCCAAAACTCTGGGCACCGGCGATGTGACCAAGTACATCGTGGAGTTCCGCGAGGCTGATCGTACGTATAGTTTGGAATGGAGTTAACGAATTTGAAGAGATGGTAAAGCTTCCAACGTAATTAGATTCTCTCCCACCAGCTCTGTTCGTGGACCAGTGGCAGCAGATCGAGGTCAAGGATCCGCCACACTTCAATGCCATGATCGAGAACCTAAAGCCGGCGACACGTTACGCTTTCCGGGTGATTGCCGAGGGCTCGGCCGGACGCAGTGCACCCAGTCAGGAGCTGATTGTTCGCACGGAACCACAGCGCCCGGCAGGACCGCCACTTAGCCTCTCCGCCAGACCTTTGTCCTCCACCGAGCTGCTCATCAGTTGGGTGGCGCCATTGCCGGAGCTGCGACATGGTGACATTCAGGGCTACAATGTGGGCTACAAGCTGTCCAGTTCGGGCAATACGGCCTACAACttcacttccgtttccggcgaCGGCGATGGTGGCAATGGAGAGCTACTACTCAGTGGACTGGCCAAGTTCGCCCGATACACCGTGGTGGTGCAGGCCTTCAATCAGGTAGGGCCAGGACCTCTATCGGAACCCGCTGCTGCTCAAACCATGGAAGATGGTAAGTTGGTTTTCAATCAATATAATGATGTTCTTTAAAACCTAATGGATTTTAttcatattgtttttaatcaGTTCCAAGTCGGCCGCCAGAGGACGTGCGCTGTGCCGCCTTGTCCTCCCAATCGCTCCAGGTGTCCTGGCAACCACCGCCAATTTACCACACCAATGGCCTGCTGCAGGGCTACAAGCTGATATTTGAGCCCATCATCGATGACATTCAGCCCAGCAAGGACGAAGTGGAGTCCAGGAAGACGACAGCACTCACCATGGTGCTGACAGGACTGCGAAAGTACACCAACTACAGCATTCAGGTGTTGGCCCACACGCGCATGGGCGATGGCGTGGTATCGAAGCCACTGTTTTGCCACAGCGAAGAGGATGTGCCCGAGGCACCGGCTGACATCAAAGTGGTGTCGAGCTCATCGCAATCCCTGTACATCTCTTGGCTGCCACCAAACGAACCTAACGGCGTGATCACCAAGTACAGTCTATACACTCGCGTGGTGAACGGTCGCGAGGAGCTGAACAACGAGAAACGTAGTCTGCCCTCACAGCAGGCCTACTACGAGGCCAAGGGACTGCATCCGCACATGGAGTACCAGTTCTGGGTGACGGCCAGCACGCGAGTGGGCGAGGGCAAGAGCTCGCGAGTGTCCTCGCAGATAACCACGAATCGCATACCGGCTAGGATCATATCCTTCGGTGGCCCAGTGGTCCGTCCTTGGAGATCCACCGTTACTCTGCCCTGCACGGCGGTTGGGAAACCCAAGCGGGAGTGGTTCAAATCGGATGTGGCCCTGCGGCAAGGTGGACTGCATAACTCGCAGCTGTTGGACAGTGGCGATCTGATCATCTCCAGCCTGCAGCTGGCGGACGGTGGCAACTACAGCTGTCAGGTGGACAATGGCATTGGCACTGATCGACTAACGCACACCCTAATGGTGCAAGTGCCACCTACAGCCCCCGTTCTCTATGTTACGAGTGCCACCTCGAGCAGCATCCTGATGCACTGGAAGTGCGGCTTCACGGGCAATGCACCCATCACCGGCTACACCTTGTTCTACCGCCGAGCCAATGGCAACACGGACGAGATGCAGTTGTCGCGTCACGCCTCCAGTCACGAGCTCAAGGGCCTGATGTGTGGCAGCACGTACCAGATCCACCTGAGTGCCCAGAACAAGGTGGGCACCTCGCCCACCAGCACCATTCTGCACGTGCGCACCCAGGGTCAGTCGCCTGGTCATCCGGCCTCCACCGCCCTTCTGGCCCCCAACTCGACCTCGCTGCTGGTCCGGTTGCACTCCTGGCCGGACAACGGGTGTCCTTTGCTCTACTTCGTCCTGCAGTACCGGGCGGTTACCGAGGATCCCGACGCGGAATGGGTGCTAGGTGAGCTCATCGACCTTTATTACAAAGCTTGCTGATAATGTATAAGAAGTAGTGCTTAAGGCCTTTATTACCTGGTTAACAGAACCCATCTTGTTAGACTAAATTTCTATTATGACCAACATCTGTATCATACTATTAAGGAGATTTTGCTTCGCAGTTTCCAATGCCTTGAAGCCACAGCGTCGCATAGTGGTCAACAATCTGCAACCATCGACGCTCTATCAACTCCGCATGGAGGCGCACAATGTGGCCGGCATCTCGCAGGCGGAGTTCAACTTTGTGACCCTGACCAAGGATGGAGATCCACCGCCGCCGGAAATCATGCACCGTGGCCGTGGTGGTCAAACCACGGTGATATTCGCCAATATTAACCTGCTCATACCAACCATTGCGGCGGTATCGGGCATGTTCTGCACCATCATCATGATCATCGTGTGCTACAGACACAGTAAGTATACTATCTCTAGTCTGATAACCAGAGCTCCACTAATTGACCCAGTGCTTAAAAATGCACCACCGCTCGCAGAGCAAAGCCAAATTCAAAAGGAATCACTCGAGAATCGAGCCAACTCGGAGGCTGCCCAGCGGGAGCGGTATTATGCCACCATTCACAAGGTGTCCATGCAGAACAACG
This genomic interval from Drosophila teissieri strain GT53w chromosome 3L, Prin_Dtei_1.1, whole genome shotgun sequence contains the following:
- the LOC122616094 gene encoding Down syndrome cell adhesion molecule-like protein Dscam2 isoform X3, which produces MGDRASLTCSVVKGDLPLTINWRKDGRPIDPTQHMSVKQVDQYNSILVIENLGSDHTGNYSCVVRNSAAEVENSQALLVNVPPRWIVEPVDANVERNRHIMLHCQAQGVPTPSIVWKKATGSKSGEYEEVRERPFTKLLGNGSLLLQHVKEDREGFYLCQANNGIGTGIGKVIQLKVNSSPYFSSTSRSVMVKKGDTALLQCAVSGDKPINIVWMRSGKNTLNPSTNYKISVKQEATPDGVSAELQIRTVDATDSGPYFCRASNLYGNDQQLVQLQVQEPPLPPSVLEAAMISSRSVNIKWQPKTLGTGDVTKYIVEFREADHSLPPALFVDQWQQIEVKDPPHFNAMIENLKPATRYAFRVIAEGSAGRSAPSQELIVRTEPQRPAGPPLSLSARPLSSTELLISWVAPLPELRHGDIQGYNVGYKLSSSGNTAYNFTSVSGDGDGGNGELLLSGLAKFARYTVVVQAFNQVGPGPLSEPAAAQTMEDVPSRPPEDVRCAALSSQSLQVSWQPPPIYHTNGLLQGYKLIFEPIIDDIQPSKDEVESRKTTALTMVLTGLRKYTNYSIQVLAHTRMGDGVVSKPLFCHSEEDVPEAPADIKVVSSSSQSLYISWLPPNEPNGVITKYSLYTRVVNGREELNNEKRSLPSQQAYYEAKGLHPHMEYQFWVTASTRVGEGKSSRVSSQITTNRIPARIISFGGPVVRPWRSTVTLPCTAVGKPKREWFKSDVALRQGGLHNSQLLDSGDLIISSLQLADGGNYSCQVDNGIGTDRLTHTLMVQVPPTAPVLYVTSATSSSILMHWKCGFTGNAPITGYTLFYRRANGNTDEMQLSRHASSHELKGLMCGSTYQIHLSAQNKVGTSPTSTILHVRTQGQSPGHPASTALLAPNSTSLLVRLHSWPDNGCPLLYFVLQYRAVTEDPDAEWVLVSNALKPQRRIVVNNLQPSTLYQLRMEAHNVAGISQAEFNFVTLTKDGDPPPPEIMHRGRGGQTTVIFANINLLIPTIAAVSGMFCTIIMIIVCYRHKQSQIQKESLENRANSEAAQRERYYATIHKVSMQNNDKIPETSEDISPYATFQLSEAGGNMSQPHHGGPANTLLHSFMYHERALAEGCSSPPPAASKNRRRHSRKTEPESEESESDQDQLTSSRTESSNQHEGKIKHSIIYHGAQSSTSSDLSPMSEQKSLPRRGRSRYHHQQYQFSTNTTPRHHNSNKMNNNTTSNTNTTATNTTATPSTSSNSNKILSPRGGNLKSISSTFKSQDSIQCHIPTLVKSPSISTQQQKQFHKQQLQNSSNNSSQHSSSNPNSSSLKQQQPLLITPKLHQLEANGQELLGLDGIGNSPLVACMPPSSQFRPIPHKSIMPAHEPPHHHNHNQQSHPHQQQQQQQHQQQHPGTLLNPSTAMLSSKFFTAPTLPK